One window from the genome of Sphaerotilus microaerophilus encodes:
- a CDS encoding glycosyltransferase family 4 protein — MNILYLNHYAGSPALGMEYRPYYLAREWVRAGHAVTMVAAGFSHVRARQPQVNGAPLAAPHREVVDGITYRWFPAPAYQGNGLGRIRNIWAFLRQVWAATAALIAEVRPDVVIASSTYPMDIWVARRLARRAGAKLVFEVHDLWPLSPIELSGMSRRHPFIMMVQKAEDDAYRDADVVISMLPKVHDYMASRGLDLKKLTIVPNGITLDEWSGSAPPLRDDVAQAIAAARAAGSTVVGYAGSMGRPNALDTLLDAAKRLQGEPLQIVMVGDGHEREQLAARVAAEGLANVTMCPPIPKAQIPSFLAAIDIAYIGWQRVPIYRFGIAPNKLMDYLMAGCVVLHSVDAGNDPVAEAGCGLTVPPDDAAAVADGLRRLAALPADERRAMGERGRAFVLANHTYPVLARRFLSACGTVAGA; from the coding sequence ATGAACATCCTCTACCTGAACCACTACGCCGGCTCGCCCGCCCTGGGCATGGAGTACCGGCCCTACTACCTGGCGCGCGAGTGGGTGCGTGCCGGCCATGCGGTGACGATGGTCGCCGCCGGCTTTTCGCACGTGCGCGCGCGCCAGCCGCAGGTGAACGGCGCGCCGCTCGCGGCGCCACACCGCGAGGTGGTCGACGGCATCACCTACCGCTGGTTTCCCGCGCCGGCCTACCAGGGCAACGGCCTGGGGCGGATCCGGAACATCTGGGCCTTCCTGCGCCAGGTCTGGGCCGCCACCGCTGCGCTGATCGCCGAGGTCCGGCCGGACGTGGTGATCGCCTCGTCCACCTACCCGATGGACATCTGGGTGGCGCGGCGCCTCGCCCGCCGTGCGGGCGCCAAGCTGGTCTTCGAGGTGCACGACCTCTGGCCGCTGTCGCCGATCGAGCTGTCGGGCATGTCGCGCCGGCACCCCTTCATCATGATGGTGCAAAAGGCCGAGGACGACGCCTACCGGGATGCCGACGTCGTCATCTCGATGCTGCCCAAGGTGCACGACTACATGGCCAGCCGCGGGCTGGACCTGAAGAAGCTCACCATCGTGCCCAACGGCATCACGCTCGACGAGTGGAGCGGCAGCGCGCCGCCGCTGCGCGACGACGTGGCCCAGGCGATCGCCGCGGCGCGCGCGGCCGGTTCCACGGTGGTGGGCTACGCCGGCTCGATGGGCCGGCCGAATGCGCTCGACACGCTGCTCGACGCCGCAAAGCGCCTGCAGGGCGAGCCGCTGCAGATCGTGATGGTGGGTGACGGCCACGAGCGCGAGCAGCTGGCCGCCCGCGTGGCCGCCGAGGGACTGGCCAACGTGACGATGTGTCCGCCGATCCCGAAGGCGCAGATCCCGAGCTTCCTGGCCGCCATCGACATCGCCTACATCGGCTGGCAGCGCGTGCCGATCTACCGCTTCGGCATCGCCCCCAACAAGTTGATGGACTACCTGATGGCCGGCTGCGTGGTGCTGCACAGCGTGGACGCCGGCAACGACCCGGTGGCCGAGGCGGGCTGCGGCCTGACCGTGCCGCCGGACGATGCGGCGGCGGTGGCCGACGGCCTGCGCCGCCTGG
- a CDS encoding glycosyltransferase produces MARRNLPPPRPRPVAAPSPFQSAPTVGASRDKRWRHVLIGDAESPHLLKWARALAPEVELWVASSRGFAPGFDGLVPSWRRLALGAEVAHGGGNVGVLRHLPELARWLRQVDADWIHPHYLTSHGALAWAAKLGWRLRGRLVGSAWGSDILVTPRRSAALRWLTRRILRACTLTTSDSEHMAAEMRALGAREVRVFPFGLERMPPPSAGKEPWRCFANRGLEPIYRPERVLEAFAAIATVQPEAHLVVANDGSLRAALVSRAQRPDLAGKVEFVGRLDAAAQDRQYARATWYLSLPESDSVAVSVLEAMGHGCIPILSDLPANHELVRPGENGLILADGQWPTSGRLQPLAERAGEIARANRGWVQAHGLFAPAVAGLLDRLGQLMPASRS; encoded by the coding sequence ATGGCGCGGCGCAACCTGCCTCCCCCCCGGCCGCGGCCTGTGGCGGCCCCGTCGCCCTTCCAGTCGGCGCCCACCGTCGGGGCCTCCCGCGACAAGCGCTGGCGCCATGTGCTGATCGGTGATGCCGAGAGCCCGCACCTGCTGAAATGGGCGCGGGCGCTGGCGCCCGAGGTGGAGCTGTGGGTGGCGTCGAGCCGCGGCTTCGCGCCCGGCTTCGACGGCCTGGTGCCAAGCTGGCGCCGCCTGGCGCTGGGCGCCGAGGTGGCGCATGGCGGCGGCAATGTGGGCGTGCTGCGCCACCTGCCCGAGCTGGCACGCTGGCTGCGGCAGGTGGATGCCGACTGGATCCACCCGCACTACCTGACCTCGCACGGCGCGCTGGCCTGGGCCGCGAAGCTGGGCTGGCGGCTGCGCGGCCGGCTGGTCGGCTCGGCCTGGGGCAGCGACATCCTGGTCACACCACGGCGCAGTGCCGCGCTGCGCTGGCTGACGCGGCGCATCCTGCGCGCCTGCACGCTGACCACCAGCGACTCCGAGCACATGGCCGCCGAGATGCGTGCGCTGGGCGCCCGCGAGGTGCGCGTCTTCCCCTTCGGCCTGGAGCGCATGCCGCCGCCCTCGGCGGGCAAGGAGCCCTGGCGCTGCTTTGCCAACCGCGGGCTGGAGCCGATCTACCGGCCCGAGCGGGTGCTGGAGGCCTTTGCCGCGATCGCCACCGTGCAGCCCGAGGCGCACCTGGTGGTGGCCAACGACGGCTCGCTGCGCGCGGCGCTGGTGTCGCGTGCCCAGCGCCCGGACCTGGCGGGCAAGGTCGAGTTCGTCGGCCGGCTCGACGCCGCCGCGCAGGATCGCCAGTACGCCCGCGCCACCTGGTACCTCAGCCTGCCGGAAAGTGATTCGGTGGCCGTCTCCGTGCTGGAGGCGATGGGGCACGGCTGCATCCCGATCCTCTCCGACCTGCCGGCCAACCACGAGCTGGTGCGCCCCGGCGAGAACGGCCTGATCCTGGCCGATGGCCAGTGGCCAACCAGCGGCCGGCTGCAGCCGCTGGCTGAGCGGGCCGGCGAGATCGCCCGCGCCAACCGCGGCTGGGTGCAGGCGCACGGCCTGTTCGCGCCGGCCGTGGCCGGGCTGCTCGACCGCCTTGGGCAGCTGATGCCCGCGTCCCGTTCATGA
- a CDS encoding acyltransferase has translation MRAMLNRWRRRWLRALKFRPLFGERSQGRLLPHTRISPSTCIEHEDQLTLADHVFIGHFNFIEASGGVTIDEGVQVTSHVAIVTHSSHRAQRLLGRAYADWPAALPDWSPEGAEPPQPDWISGKPLPKKAHVTPPRPGWIAGPVHIGAYSFIGPHSLIEANTRLGRGCIVCAGAQVRGEFTDFSVIEGVPGRVVGDSRRGDEAWLVRHPELLPFYEAWAGEAPSAGRRRPRGR, from the coding sequence TTGCGCGCCATGCTGAACCGCTGGCGTCGCCGCTGGCTGCGTGCGCTGAAGTTCCGGCCGCTGTTCGGCGAGCGCTCGCAGGGGCGGCTGCTGCCGCACACGCGCATCTCGCCGTCGACCTGCATCGAGCACGAGGATCAACTCACGTTGGCCGACCATGTCTTCATTGGCCACTTCAACTTCATCGAGGCCAGCGGCGGGGTGACGATCGACGAGGGCGTGCAGGTCACCAGCCACGTCGCCATCGTCACGCACAGCTCGCACCGCGCGCAGCGACTGCTCGGCCGGGCCTATGCCGACTGGCCGGCCGCGCTGCCGGACTGGTCGCCCGAGGGCGCCGAGCCGCCGCAGCCGGACTGGATCTCCGGCAAGCCGCTGCCGAAGAAGGCGCACGTCACGCCGCCGCGCCCGGGCTGGATCGCCGGGCCGGTGCACATCGGCGCCTATTCCTTCATCGGCCCGCACAGCCTGATCGAGGCCAACACCCGGCTCGGGCGTGGCTGCATCGTCTGCGCCGGCGCGCAGGTGCGGGGCGAGTTCACCGACTTTTCGGTCATCGAGGGCGTGCCCGGGCGGGTGGTGGGTGACAGCCGCCGCGGCGACGAGGCCTGGCTGGTACGCCACCCTGAGCTGCTGCCCTTTTACGAGGCCTGGGCCGGCGAGGCGCCCAGCGCGGGCCGGCGCCGGCCGCGGGGGCGCTGA
- a CDS encoding oligosaccharide flippase family protein, which translates to MSAGTRGLWKATLTLLAGGAFAQALPLLLGPLLTRLYSPEEFGAYHLFAAVAINLAVVACARYEFALPLALDDGEARALWRLCRRILAVVGALALLGGAGWALVAGHGWALWLGPAVAVGGVLSLASMAATRAQRFRALAVARVIQYSGASVAQFAAGWLHAGVQGLILAPVLAQAGAAWLLGRGATPKLAPGAAQPGLGETARRHRDFPLLNTPHAFLGALQDSLSLALIAAALGPAAAGFWGLALRYLKAPASLVGSAVSQALYPKLVVAGGSAGVPTAAGRTAVRQVMGLLALLALPLVGGLWWLGPWAFELAFGAGWRDAGLLARALALYVGAHFVAAPLAVVTMAWGAQAWALRLALWGQAAFVGALALGLHLGGLAGAGWAVSLAMLGYFGWYFWRLATWPLPEPVAAAAPPAGA; encoded by the coding sequence ATGAGTGCCGGTACCCGTGGCCTGTGGAAGGCCACGCTGACGTTGCTGGCCGGTGGCGCCTTCGCGCAGGCGCTGCCGCTGCTGCTCGGCCCGCTGCTGACGCGGCTGTACTCGCCGGAGGAGTTCGGCGCTTACCACCTGTTCGCCGCGGTGGCGATCAACCTCGCGGTGGTGGCCTGCGCGCGCTACGAGTTTGCGCTGCCGCTGGCGCTGGACGATGGCGAGGCGCGCGCGCTGTGGCGGCTGTGCCGGCGCATCCTGGCAGTGGTCGGCGCGCTGGCGCTGCTGGGCGGTGCCGGCTGGGCGCTGGTCGCGGGGCACGGCTGGGCGCTCTGGCTGGGGCCGGCGGTGGCGGTGGGCGGGGTGCTGTCGCTCGCCAGCATGGCGGCCACGCGGGCGCAGCGCTTTCGGGCGTTGGCCGTGGCGCGGGTGATCCAGTACAGCGGCGCGAGCGTTGCCCAGTTCGCGGCGGGCTGGCTGCACGCCGGGGTGCAGGGGCTGATCCTGGCGCCGGTGCTGGCGCAGGCGGGCGCCGCCTGGCTGCTCGGGCGCGGCGCGACGCCGAAGCTGGCCCCTGGCGCCGCGCAGCCCGGCCTGGGCGAGACGGCCCGCCGGCACCGCGATTTCCCCTTGTTGAACACGCCGCACGCCTTCCTGGGCGCGCTGCAGGACAGCCTCTCGCTGGCGCTGATCGCGGCCGCTCTCGGCCCGGCGGCCGCGGGGTTCTGGGGGCTGGCGCTGCGCTACCTGAAGGCGCCGGCCTCGCTGGTGGGCTCGGCGGTATCGCAGGCGCTGTATCCCAAGCTGGTGGTGGCTGGCGGTTCTGCCGGGGTGCCCACGGCGGCAGGCCGGACTGCGGTGCGGCAGGTGATGGGCCTGCTCGCGCTGCTGGCGCTGCCGCTGGTGGGCGGGCTGTGGTGGCTGGGGCCCTGGGCTTTCGAGCTGGCCTTTGGCGCGGGCTGGCGGGATGCCGGGCTGCTGGCGCGGGCGCTGGCGCTCTACGTGGGCGCGCACTTCGTCGCCGCGCCGCTGGCGGTGGTGACGATGGCCTGGGGCGCGCAGGCCTGGGCGCTGCGTCTGGCGCTGTGGGGGCAGGCGGCGTTCGTCGGCGCGCTGGCGCTGGGGCTGCACCTGGGGGGGCTGGCGGGTGCCGGGTGGGCGGTGTCGCTGGCGATGCTCGGCTACTTCGGCTGGTACTTCTGGCGCCTGGCGACTTGGCCGCTGCCCGAACCCGTCGCCGCTGCGGCCCCGCCTGCTGGTGCATGA
- a CDS encoding DegT/DnrJ/EryC1/StrS family aminotransferase: MQFIDLKAQYTALKPQIDAGIQRVLDHGQYIMGPEVRQLEERLAARTGVAHCVTVSSGTEALLISLMALGVGPGDEVITSPFTFAATAEVIVLVGARPVFVDIEPDSCNLDARLIEAAITPRTKAIMPVSLYGQVADMAEINAVAAKHGLPVIEDAAQSFGSRYQGRESCGLSTFGCTSFFPSKPLGCYGDGGALFTDDAALAQAAREIRVHGQSARYTHTRVGVGGRMDTLQCAVVLAKLERFDWELQRRREIGDRYGRLLAPLQAQGLGLLAVRPDRDCVWAQYTVFVPQRARVQAALQAAGVPTAIHYPKPAHHQGAYAAYAPVDACPASIAAAQRVMSLPMSADLSEADQDRVVAALADALAAL; the protein is encoded by the coding sequence ATGCAATTCATCGACCTCAAGGCCCAGTACACGGCCCTCAAGCCGCAGATCGACGCGGGCATCCAGCGCGTGCTCGACCACGGCCAGTACATCATGGGCCCGGAGGTGCGGCAGCTCGAAGAGCGGCTGGCCGCGCGCACCGGCGTGGCGCACTGCGTCACCGTTTCCAGCGGCACCGAGGCGCTGCTGATCTCGCTGATGGCGCTGGGCGTCGGGCCGGGCGACGAGGTGATCACCTCGCCCTTCACCTTCGCGGCCACCGCCGAGGTGATCGTGCTGGTCGGCGCGCGCCCGGTGTTCGTGGACATCGAGCCGGACAGCTGCAACCTCGATGCGCGCCTGATCGAGGCGGCCATCACCCCGCGGACCAAGGCCATCATGCCGGTGAGCCTGTACGGCCAGGTGGCGGACATGGCCGAGATCAACGCCGTGGCCGCGAAGCACGGCCTGCCGGTGATCGAGGACGCGGCGCAGAGCTTCGGCTCCCGCTACCAAGGCCGGGAAAGCTGCGGCCTGTCCACCTTCGGCTGCACCAGCTTCTTCCCCAGCAAGCCGCTGGGCTGCTACGGCGACGGCGGCGCGCTGTTCACCGACGACGCGGCGCTGGCGCAGGCGGCGCGCGAGATCCGCGTGCACGGCCAGAGCGCGCGCTATACCCACACCCGCGTGGGCGTGGGCGGGCGCATGGACACGCTGCAGTGCGCGGTGGTGCTGGCCAAGCTGGAGCGCTTCGACTGGGAGCTGCAGCGCCGCCGCGAGATCGGCGACCGCTACGGCCGCCTGCTCGCGCCGCTGCAGGCCCAGGGCCTCGGCCTGCTGGCCGTGCGGCCGGACCGCGACTGCGTCTGGGCCCAGTACACCGTCTTCGTGCCGCAGCGCGCGCGCGTGCAGGCGGCGCTTCAGGCCGCCGGCGTGCCCACCGCGATCCACTACCCGAAGCCGGCGCACCACCAGGGCGCCTACGCGGCCTACGCCCCGGTCGACGCCTGCCCGGCGAGCATCGCCGCGGCGCAGCGGGTGATGAGCCTGCCGATGAGCGCCGACCTGAGCGAGGCCGACCAGGACCGCGTCGTCGCGGCGCTGGCCGACGCGCTGGCGGCGCTCTGA
- a CDS encoding acyltransferase: MTTAAWYHDTAIIDEGARIGAGTKVWHFSHVCGGAQIGDGCSLGQNVFVGNDVVIGHRAKIQNNVSIYDAVRLEDDVFCGPSMVFTNVYNPRAAVARKTEYKPTVIRQGATLGANCTIVCGSTVGRYAFIGAGSVVNRDVPDYALMVGVPARRIGWMSEHGERLELPARGEGVAACPVTGQKYRLHGQIVQRID, encoded by the coding sequence GTGACCACCGCTGCCTGGTACCACGACACCGCCATCATCGACGAGGGCGCGCGCATTGGCGCCGGTACCAAGGTCTGGCACTTCAGCCACGTCTGCGGCGGTGCGCAGATCGGTGACGGCTGCTCGCTGGGCCAGAACGTCTTCGTCGGCAACGACGTCGTGATCGGCCACCGCGCCAAGATCCAGAACAACGTGTCGATCTACGACGCGGTGCGGCTGGAGGATGACGTGTTCTGCGGCCCGAGCATGGTCTTCACCAACGTCTACAACCCGCGTGCCGCGGTGGCGCGCAAGACCGAGTACAAGCCGACGGTCATCCGCCAGGGCGCCACGCTGGGAGCCAACTGCACCATCGTCTGCGGCAGCACGGTGGGCCGCTACGCCTTCATCGGCGCGGGCTCGGTGGTCAACCGCGACGTGCCGGACTACGCGCTGATGGTCGGCGTCCCGGCCCGGCGCATCGGCTGGATGAGCGAGCACGGCGAGCGCCTGGAGCTGCCTGCCCGCGGCGAAGGGGTCGCCGCCTGCCCCGTGACCGGGCAGAAGTACCGGCTGCACGGGCAGATCGTGCAGCGCATCGATTGA
- a CDS encoding PIN domain-containing protein, translated as MIAVDTNVLVRLLVRDDEAQFAKVLQLFDDHADEPESLWVSDVVLSEVTWVLSRTYGFDRASVALALRAMTVNATLALESADEVRQALVLYEQGPADFPDCLLAVQAAARGAGSVATFDRRMRNLPGVQLL; from the coding sequence ATGATCGCGGTCGACACCAATGTGCTTGTGCGCCTGCTGGTGCGCGACGATGAGGCGCAATTCGCCAAGGTGCTGCAACTCTTCGACGACCATGCGGACGAGCCGGAGTCGCTGTGGGTGAGCGATGTGGTGCTGTCCGAGGTGACCTGGGTGTTGAGCCGGACCTATGGATTCGACCGGGCGTCCGTGGCCCTGGCGCTGCGGGCGATGACGGTCAACGCCACTCTGGCGTTGGAATCCGCGGACGAGGTGCGCCAGGCGCTCGTGCTGTACGAGCAGGGTCCGGCTGATTTCCCGGACTGCCTGTTGGCCGTGCAGGCTGCGGCGCGTGGCGCGGGCAGTGTCGCTACCTTCGATCGCCGCATGCGCAACCTGCCGGGCGTCCAATTGCTGTGA
- a CDS encoding AbrB/MazE/SpoVT family DNA-binding domain-containing protein — MQVVVSDKGQITLPQALRRQLGIEPGSRLEIDLMSDGSLRVRALTRGAEGLAGLLHRPGAPAMSLEAMDEGIAAAVAERDARSRQVAGE; from the coding sequence ATGCAAGTCGTTGTCAGTGACAAAGGTCAGATCACGCTGCCGCAGGCGCTGCGGCGGCAGCTGGGCATCGAGCCGGGCAGCCGGCTGGAAATCGACCTCATGAGCGACGGCAGTCTGCGGGTACGGGCACTGACCCGCGGTGCCGAGGGTCTGGCTGGCCTGCTGCACCGGCCTGGAGCGCCCGCGATGTCCCTGGAGGCCATGGACGAGGGTATCGCAGCCGCGGTGGCCGAGCGAGATGCGCGCTCCCGTCAGGTGGCGGGCGAATGA
- a CDS encoding Gfo/Idh/MocA family protein: MTAAAPLPAPLPAYPITDRKIKFALVGCGRIAKNHFGSLEKHADRAELVAVCDVVPERAEAAAAQTGAQAFHSLDALLAGSDADIVVLTTPSGLHPQQAIRVAKAGRHVLSEKPMATKWEEGVAMVQACRDAGVKLFVVKQNRLNATMQLLKRAIDQKRFGRIHMVTVNVFWTRPQSYYDEAPWRGRWDMDGGAFMNQASHYVDMVDWLVGPVDNVHAYTATQARDIEAEDSGVMSLRLRAGGLASISVTMLTYPKNLEGSITVLGERGTVRVGGVAVNEVQHWEFDEKRPEDDEIRAASYATTSVYGFGHPLYYDNVIQTLRGEAHAEVDGYSGLRSLEVLIAGYRSARDGVRVGLPLVF, from the coding sequence ATGACCGCCGCCGCCCCGCTGCCCGCACCCCTCCCTGCATACCCGATCACCGACCGCAAGATCAAGTTCGCCCTGGTCGGCTGCGGGCGCATCGCCAAGAACCACTTCGGCTCGCTGGAGAAGCATGCCGACCGCGCCGAGCTGGTGGCGGTCTGTGACGTGGTCCCCGAGCGTGCCGAGGCCGCTGCGGCGCAGACCGGTGCCCAGGCCTTCCACTCGCTGGATGCACTGCTGGCAGGATCGGACGCTGACATCGTCGTGCTCACCACCCCCAGCGGCCTGCACCCGCAGCAGGCCATCCGCGTCGCGAAGGCCGGCCGCCACGTGCTGAGCGAAAAGCCGATGGCCACCAAGTGGGAGGAGGGCGTGGCGATGGTGCAGGCCTGCCGTGATGCGGGCGTCAAGCTCTTCGTCGTCAAGCAGAACCGCCTGAACGCGACGATGCAGCTGCTGAAGAGGGCAATCGACCAGAAGCGCTTCGGCCGCATCCACATGGTGACGGTCAACGTCTTCTGGACGCGCCCGCAGAGCTACTACGACGAGGCCCCCTGGCGCGGCCGCTGGGACATGGACGGCGGTGCCTTCATGAACCAGGCCAGCCACTACGTCGACATGGTCGACTGGCTGGTCGGCCCGGTCGACAACGTGCACGCCTACACCGCCACCCAGGCGCGCGACATCGAGGCCGAGGACAGCGGCGTGATGAGCCTGCGCCTGCGCGCCGGCGGCCTGGCCAGCATCAGCGTGACGATGCTGACCTACCCGAAGAACCTGGAAGGCTCCATCACCGTGCTCGGCGAGCGCGGCACGGTGCGCGTCGGCGGCGTGGCGGTCAACGAAGTGCAGCACTGGGAATTCGACGAAAAGCGGCCCGAGGACGACGAGATCCGCGCCGCCAGCTACGCAACCACCTCGGTCTACGGCTTCGGCCACCCGCTGTACTACGACAACGTCATCCAGACCCTGCGCGGCGAGGCCCACGCCGAGGTGGACGGCTACTCCGGCCTGCGCTCGCTCGAAGTGCTGATCGCCGGCTACCGCAGCGCCCGCGACGGCGTGCGGGTGGGGTTGCCGCTGGTGTTCTGA
- the lysS gene encoding lysine--tRNA ligase codes for MSQAQNAPTPATTVTVVVDDNQLIAERREKLAAIREQARAQGTAAFPNDFKPRDHAADLHRTYESRTGEELEATPVAASVGGRMMLKRVMGKACFATLQDGSAAGNPRIQLYITQDAVGAETLAAFKRWDLGDILGAEGTLFRTKTGELSIKVTSIRLLTKSLRPLPDKFHGMTDQEQKYRQRYVDLITDDAARERFRARSKAVSSIREFMIGHDFLEVETPMLHPIPGGANAKPFITHHNALDQEMFLRIAPELYLKRLVVGGFERVFEINRNFRNEGISVRHNPEFTMMEFYAAYWNHHDLMDFTEQVFRHAATAATGSARVTYAGKEVHLDEPFARLSVRESLVVHAGLTHEQAGDAAFLHERLKHLGEEPPAHWTLPELQFGLFEAAVEEKLWQPTFIIDYPVEVSPLARASDTNPAITERFELFITGREYANGFSELNDAEDQAARFLAQAKNKDAGDEEAMYYDADFIRALEYGLPPTGGCGIGIDRLIMLITDSPSIRDVVLFPALRREG; via the coding sequence ATGAGCCAAGCCCAGAACGCGCCCACGCCCGCCACGACCGTGACCGTCGTGGTCGACGACAACCAGCTCATCGCCGAACGCCGCGAGAAGCTCGCCGCCATCCGCGAACAGGCCCGCGCGCAGGGCACGGCCGCCTTCCCGAACGACTTCAAGCCGCGCGACCACGCCGCCGACCTGCACCGTACCTACGAGAGCCGGACCGGCGAAGAACTGGAAGCCACCCCGGTCGCCGCCAGCGTGGGCGGGCGGATGATGCTCAAGCGCGTGATGGGCAAGGCCTGCTTCGCCACGCTGCAGGACGGCTCGGCCGCCGGCAACCCGCGCATCCAGCTCTACATCACGCAGGACGCGGTGGGCGCCGAGACGCTGGCCGCCTTCAAGCGCTGGGACCTGGGCGACATCCTGGGTGCCGAGGGCACGCTGTTCCGCACCAAGACGGGTGAGCTGTCGATCAAGGTCACCTCGATCCGCCTGCTGACCAAGAGCCTGCGCCCGCTGCCGGACAAGTTCCACGGCATGACCGACCAGGAGCAGAAGTACCGCCAGCGCTACGTCGATCTGATCACCGACGACGCCGCACGCGAGCGCTTCCGCGCCCGCAGCAAGGCCGTCTCCAGCATCCGCGAGTTCATGATCGGCCACGACTTCCTGGAAGTCGAGACGCCGATGCTGCACCCGATCCCGGGCGGCGCCAACGCCAAGCCCTTCATCACCCACCACAACGCGCTGGACCAGGAGATGTTCCTGCGCATCGCGCCGGAGCTGTACCTCAAGCGGCTGGTGGTGGGCGGCTTCGAGCGCGTGTTCGAGATCAACCGCAACTTCCGCAACGAAGGCATCTCGGTTCGGCACAACCCCGAATTCACGATGATGGAGTTCTACGCGGCCTACTGGAACCACCACGACCTGATGGACTTCACCGAGCAGGTGTTCCGCCACGCCGCCACGGCCGCCACCGGCTCGGCACGCGTGACCTACGCCGGCAAGGAGGTCCACCTGGACGAGCCCTTCGCCCGCCTGTCGGTGCGCGAGTCGCTGGTGGTGCACGCCGGGCTGACCCACGAGCAGGCCGGCGATGCCGCCTTCCTGCACGAGCGCCTGAAGCACCTTGGCGAAGAGCCCCCGGCGCACTGGACGCTGCCCGAGCTGCAGTTCGGCTTGTTCGAGGCCGCGGTGGAAGAGAAGCTCTGGCAGCCGACCTTCATCATCGACTACCCGGTGGAGGTCAGCCCGCTGGCCCGCGCCTCCGACACGAATCCGGCGATCACCGAGCGCTTCGAGCTCTTCATCACCGGGCGCGAGTACGCCAACGGCTTCTCCGAGCTGAACGACGCCGAGGACCAGGCCGCCCGCTTCCTGGCCCAGGCCAAGAACAAGGACGCCGGCGACGAGGAGGCGATGTACTACGACGCCGACTTCATCCGCGCGCTGGAATACGGCCTGCCCCCGACGGGCGGCTGCGGCATCGGCATCGACCGCCTGATCATGCTGATCACCGACAGCCCCAGCATCCGCGACGTGGTGCTGTTCCCGGCGCTGCGCCGCGAGGGCTGA
- a CDS encoding ribbon-helix-helix protein, CopG family: protein MNTLTIKIPPPLDAALADASAAAQVTKSELVRRAISAYLAGAKARSDQPSALELAGDLVGCFGGGPADLSSNPRHLDDFGRP from the coding sequence ATGAACACGCTCACGATCAAGATCCCGCCGCCGCTCGACGCTGCCTTGGCCGACGCCAGCGCCGCCGCGCAGGTGACGAAGTCGGAGCTGGTGCGGCGTGCCATCTCGGCCTATCTGGCCGGGGCGAAGGCACGCAGTGACCAGCCCAGCGCACTGGAACTCGCGGGCGACCTCGTCGGCTGCTTCGGCGGCGGGCCGGCCGACTTGTCTTCGAATCCGCGCCACCTCGACGATTTCGGTCGACCGTGA
- a CDS encoding type II toxin-antitoxin system VapC family toxin, giving the protein MTGAATILLDTGPWVALHCRDDHFHGWVCDQFARITGPLLTCEAVVAETCFLLARNGHDPAKALNLLGRGVVKVGMALGDEATSVQALFERYDNVPASLADACLVRMSELYEPCRVFTLDSDFHIYRRHGRKVIPLLRPE; this is encoded by the coding sequence GTGACCGGTGCGGCCACGATCCTGCTCGACACCGGGCCCTGGGTGGCGCTGCACTGTCGCGACGACCACTTCCACGGATGGGTATGCGATCAGTTCGCCCGGATCACTGGCCCGTTGCTGACCTGTGAGGCGGTGGTGGCCGAAACCTGCTTCCTGCTCGCCCGCAATGGCCACGATCCAGCCAAGGCGCTGAACTTGCTCGGCCGCGGCGTGGTCAAGGTCGGGATGGCGCTGGGGGACGAGGCCACCTCGGTGCAGGCCCTTTTCGAGCGCTACGACAACGTGCCGGCGTCCCTGGCCGATGCCTGCCTGGTGCGCATGAGCGAGCTGTACGAGCCCTGCAGGGTGTTCACGCTGGACTCCGACTTCCACATCTACCGCCGGCATGGCCGCAAAGTGATTCCACTCCTGCGGCCGGAGTGA